The following proteins are co-located in the Cardiocondyla obscurior isolate alpha-2009 linkage group LG12, Cobs3.1, whole genome shotgun sequence genome:
- the LOC139106851 gene encoding uncharacterized protein: MRSILLLAFLANAKLGGAEIWQQDLSKDMRIGASTEGYDRVGLRCGVEKMTVEFKTTEDFSGVIYTQGNFYSREPSCFLDPVRGRSFTMSIPLHKCDTEKDGDKYSNVVVIQHDDELLTPGDAAFTLECDFSKPRDRTVTADLNGSKKSRSSRSTRSSIGLIDVDPGSDRKKRSAYVESYGDEVALVPRQGYSTDFGTREASGVLFH, encoded by the exons AGATCTGGCAGCAGGACCTATCTAAGGACATGCGGATAGGTGCGTCGACTGAGGGCTACGATCGCGTGGGGCTGCGATGCGGCGTCGAGAAGATGACGGTCGAGTTCAAAACCACGGAGGACTTCTCGGGGGTGATTTACACGCAGGGTAACTTCTATTCCCGGGAGCCGTCCTGCTTCCTCGATCCGGTCCGCGGTAGGAGCTTCACCATGAGCATCCCTCTGCACAAGTGTGACACTGAAAAA GATGGCGACAAGTACAGCAACGTCGTGGTGATTCAGCACGACGACGAGCTGCTGACACCCGGGGACGCCGCTTTTACGTTAGAATGTGACTTCTCGAAGCCGCGTGATCGCACGGTTACGGCAGATCTTAATGGGAGTAAGAAAAG CAGATCGAGTAGATCGACCAGATCGAGTATAGGTCTCATCGACGTCGATCCCGGAAGCGACAGGAAAAAAAGATCAGCCTACGTAGAAAGTTACGGGGACGAGGTGGCCCTCGTGCCGAGGCAAGGATACTCAACTGATTTCGGAACTAGAGAAGCGTCGGGGGTATTGTTTCACTAA